One Paenibacillus sp. FSL H7-0737 DNA segment encodes these proteins:
- a CDS encoding alpha/beta hydrolase, giving the protein MALLTVETGSPTLRMTTSISIISPVDSGNTTGGTLYLLHGAGDNASTWYRLTTIEQYANKYGCTVIMPQVGRSYYTDMEYGLDYFHYVTQELPELCGRMMRLDDDPQKTYVAGLSMGGYGALKCALTYPERYSKVVSLSGVTDIQKRLKDPQMSSDMAREMAGTFGKRLQVKPDQDLYALAAKLVDDKRKLPSILTCCGSEDPFVEMNREFASHMQASPYTFQYVETPGTHEWRFWEEHLKTTFDFLYN; this is encoded by the coding sequence GACAACGTCCATCAGTATCATCTCCCCCGTTGATTCGGGCAATACCACCGGAGGAACGCTCTATCTGTTACATGGTGCTGGCGACAATGCTAGCACATGGTACAGGCTGACCACCATTGAGCAGTATGCTAACAAGTATGGCTGTACAGTCATAATGCCTCAGGTAGGAAGAAGCTATTATACAGATATGGAGTATGGACTGGATTACTTCCACTATGTTACGCAAGAGCTTCCTGAGCTTTGTGGCCGAATGATGAGACTGGATGATGATCCGCAAAAGACGTATGTTGCCGGACTATCGATGGGCGGATATGGGGCGTTAAAATGTGCACTTACCTATCCTGAGCGCTACAGCAAAGTAGTTTCCTTATCAGGCGTTACAGATATTCAGAAAAGATTGAAAGACCCGCAAATGTCTTCGGATATGGCGAGGGAGATGGCAGGCACTTTCGGAAAACGCTTACAAGTTAAGCCGGATCAAGATCTGTATGCTTTAGCGGCTAAATTGGTCGACGATAAACGTAAGCTGCCTTCAATTTTGACCTGCTGTGGCTCGGAAGATCCATTTGTGGAGATGAACCGGGAATTTGCTTCTCATATGCAAGCGAGTCCCTATACATTTCAATATGTTGAGACTCCGGGAACACATGAATGGAGATTCTGGGAGGAGCATCTGAAGACAACTTTTGATTTCTTGTACAACTAA
- a CDS encoding GH36-type glycosyl hydrolase domain-containing protein — MTTNMNSNIHLNAGDLSFTFTNSGDLFQVLHERTMINQLLPNIVDGSLSNLYLRIHSNGSIQAVPLLGIHSSSTVRKAGNRLVWEGTAENIEYQVIFTPTAQGAWFWDVKLKGQDADVDLVYGQDVGIADIGAVRSNEAYLSQYIDHAVFEDQSKGYVVCSRQNQPQGGKFPYLQQGAITKAASFSTDGFQFFGLSYKETNQPESLSREQLSNEIYQYEFAYTALQSERVKLSGEARFVFYGLFKQDHPEAITSLEFTKDVAAAWETVKELPLEAEAPLERSFLTKELGAPLAANSLTSEEIEALFPVRYQEEKEGDQLLSFFTENYEHVVLKEKELKVERPHGHILMSGDNARLNDKVITTTSYMYGIFNSQIVIGNTNFNKLMTNARNALNIPKASGQRIYVQWNGEYRLLTMPSLFEVGFNYARWYYRTDGECFIITNYTTADSPEIFLNVRTESGKAYRYLVTNQITMNVNEYELPYQFKQEEGTVTFSADRSALSAGEYPDLQYKFQVQGADFTLQNEGRLVSHADQSDAPLAILELSESSEWTLNIQGLLDGKEIQSSSRTAEEEISAYREFYSGVMNGFRLTLGDGSEGELFKVNALAWWYTHNMLVHYSVPHGLEQYGGAAWGTRDVCQGPVEYFMATQKYDQVREILLTLYAHQYEDDGNWPQWFMFDKYTKIQQEESHGDIIVWPLKVLGDYLAVTQDYSILQATVPYTRKHSFDFTEEKATLLDHARKEVAYIKNHFLHDTHLSSYGDGDWDDTLQPANPQLKQYMVSSWTVALTYQTLNQFSEVLHKVDPAGSEELKAMVEGIREDFNTHMLQSEVIPGFLYMEDPEQVKLMVHPSDTETGIQYRLLPMTRSMISELLTPEQAEAHYEVIQDKLFCPDGVRLMNRPAQYVGGVSTHFKRAEQASNFGREIGLQYVHAHIRYVEAMAKLGKTDQVWNGLAAINPIGIRDVVPNAELRQANSYFSSSDGKFNTRYEAQENFDKLRNGDVAVKGGWRIYSSGPGIYMNQLISNALGIRTEGGDLIVDPILPESLDGMRFSFEYAGTKVDFIYHLTGSDNSRITVNGTEVQAEGTLNRYRSGGIRIKREDFDRLCVEAGNVIDIYK; from the coding sequence ATGACTACTAATATGAATTCTAACATCCATTTAAACGCTGGAGACTTATCATTCACTTTTACAAACAGTGGGGACTTGTTCCAAGTTCTCCATGAACGGACAATGATCAATCAATTGCTGCCTAATATCGTGGATGGCTCCTTATCCAACCTATATTTACGCATTCATAGTAATGGAAGCATTCAAGCTGTTCCTTTGCTGGGCATTCATTCCTCAAGCACTGTACGTAAGGCTGGGAACCGCTTGGTTTGGGAAGGTACTGCGGAAAATATCGAGTATCAGGTTATTTTTACTCCGACGGCTCAAGGCGCTTGGTTCTGGGACGTGAAGCTTAAAGGGCAAGATGCAGATGTGGATCTCGTGTACGGACAAGATGTGGGTATTGCCGATATCGGTGCTGTTCGCAGTAATGAAGCCTATCTGTCACAGTATATTGACCACGCCGTATTCGAGGATCAGTCAAAGGGATATGTAGTATGTTCCAGACAGAATCAACCGCAAGGTGGCAAATTTCCATACCTACAACAGGGTGCAATCACTAAGGCAGCAAGCTTCTCAACAGATGGTTTCCAATTCTTTGGATTGTCTTATAAAGAGACCAATCAACCAGAAAGCCTGAGCCGTGAGCAATTAAGTAATGAAATCTATCAATATGAATTCGCTTATACTGCGCTGCAATCGGAGCGGGTGAAGCTGAGTGGGGAAGCCCGGTTTGTATTTTATGGATTGTTCAAGCAAGATCATCCAGAAGCGATTACCTCGTTAGAATTCACGAAGGATGTTGCTGCGGCTTGGGAAACGGTAAAAGAGTTGCCTTTAGAAGCTGAAGCACCGCTCGAGCGTTCTTTCTTGACGAAAGAGCTGGGAGCACCACTAGCTGCAAATTCTCTGACGAGCGAAGAGATCGAAGCCTTGTTCCCGGTTCGCTATCAAGAGGAAAAAGAGGGAGACCAGCTTCTGTCTTTCTTCACGGAAAATTATGAGCATGTTGTATTGAAAGAGAAGGAACTTAAGGTAGAGCGTCCTCATGGTCATATTCTAATGAGTGGGGATAATGCCCGACTTAACGATAAGGTAATCACTACGACTTCCTATATGTACGGAATATTTAACTCACAAATCGTTATTGGCAATACCAATTTCAACAAGCTCATGACCAATGCCAGAAATGCACTTAATATTCCAAAGGCCTCGGGACAAAGAATCTATGTACAGTGGAATGGCGAATATCGCCTCTTGACCATGCCTTCATTGTTCGAAGTTGGTTTCAACTATGCCCGTTGGTATTACAGAACAGATGGCGAATGCTTCATTATTACGAACTACACTACTGCAGATTCTCCGGAGATATTCCTGAATGTGCGTACGGAAAGTGGAAAAGCTTATCGCTATCTAGTCACTAATCAAATCACTATGAACGTTAACGAATACGAGCTTCCATATCAATTCAAACAAGAAGAGGGAACCGTAACCTTCTCGGCTGATAGAAGTGCACTAAGTGCAGGAGAATATCCTGATCTGCAATATAAATTCCAGGTACAGGGAGCGGATTTCACTCTTCAAAATGAAGGTAGGCTCGTCTCTCATGCTGACCAGTCAGATGCGCCACTAGCTATTCTGGAACTGTCGGAGAGCAGTGAATGGACATTGAACATTCAAGGTCTTCTGGATGGTAAGGAGATTCAATCGAGCAGCCGTACAGCTGAAGAGGAGATTTCCGCATACCGCGAGTTCTACAGCGGGGTTATGAATGGCTTCCGCTTGACGTTAGGTGATGGGTCAGAAGGTGAGTTGTTTAAGGTAAATGCTCTAGCTTGGTGGTATACACATAATATGCTCGTCCATTATTCAGTCCCTCACGGATTGGAACAATACGGCGGCGCTGCTTGGGGAACCCGTGACGTGTGTCAGGGACCAGTGGAATACTTCATGGCTACGCAAAAATACGATCAGGTTCGTGAAATATTGCTGACCCTGTATGCTCATCAATATGAAGATGATGGTAACTGGCCACAGTGGTTCATGTTTGATAAATATACGAAGATTCAGCAAGAGGAGAGCCATGGAGATATTATTGTATGGCCACTCAAAGTGCTTGGAGACTATTTGGCGGTAACGCAAGATTACAGTATTTTGCAAGCGACTGTGCCTTATACTCGTAAGCATAGCTTTGATTTTACAGAGGAAAAAGCGACGCTGCTGGATCATGCACGGAAGGAAGTTGCTTATATTAAGAATCACTTCCTGCATGACACGCATTTGTCTTCTTACGGTGATGGAGACTGGGATGATACACTCCAACCGGCTAATCCACAGCTGAAGCAGTACATGGTTAGCAGCTGGACAGTGGCGCTTACCTATCAGACATTGAATCAGTTCTCAGAAGTGCTTCATAAAGTTGATCCAGCAGGTTCGGAAGAGCTGAAAGCGATGGTGGAGGGAATCCGTGAGGATTTCAACACACATATGCTTCAATCTGAGGTAATTCCAGGCTTCTTGTATATGGAGGACCCAGAGCAAGTGAAGCTTATGGTACATCCAAGTGATACGGAAACAGGGATCCAATACCGTCTGCTGCCAATGACGCGCAGTATGATCAGTGAGCTGCTTACACCAGAACAAGCCGAAGCCCACTATGAAGTAATCCAAGATAAACTGTTCTGTCCAGATGGCGTTCGTTTGATGAACCGTCCAGCTCAATATGTTGGCGGCGTAAGCACCCATTTCAAACGTGCGGAGCAAGCTTCTAACTTTGGTCGGGAAATTGGACTTCAATATGTACATGCACACATCCGTTATGTAGAAGCTATGGCTAAGCTAGGGAAAACCGATCAGGTCTGGAATGGCCTAGCGGCGATCAATCCGATCGGAATCCGCGACGTGGTGCCAAACGCTGAACTACGTCAGGCTAACTCTTATTTCAGTAGCTCGGATGGTAAATTTAACACCCGTTACGAGGCACAGGAGAATTTCGATAAACTGCGTAATGGTGACGTAGCGGTTAAAGGTGGCTGGAGAATCTATTCAAGCGGTCCTGGGATCTACATGAACCAGTTGATCTCTAATGCACTGGGGATCCGTACGGAAGGCGGAGATTTAATCGTCGATCCAATTCTGCCGGAGTCGCTGGACGGAATGCGCTTTAGCTTTGAATATGCAGGCACTAAGGTAGACTTTATTTATCACCTTACGGGCTCTGATAACAGTCGGATTACTGTTAACGGTACAGAAGTTCAAGCCGAAGGTACGCTTAATCGCTACCGTAGTGGTGGTATCCGTATCAAACGTGAGGACTTTGATCGTCTCTGCGTAGAAGCTGGAAATGTGATAGACATTTATAAGTAA
- a CDS encoding glycoside hydrolase family 3 N-terminal domain-containing protein: protein MKDQQLTSLLNQMTLEEKIAQLQQLAANFYEGAEEGGQITGPMASMGITDHMIENSGSVLGLSGAEQVIAVQEAHLRKNRLGIPLLMMADIVHGFKTIFPVPLAIGCSWDMERAELSAEIAAKEAAVSGVHVTFAPMADLVRDPRWGRVMESTGEDPYLNGRFARAFVRGFQGNDLTGDVSRLAACVKHFAAYGLSEGGRDYNTVDLSERQLREYYLPAYRAALDEGAEMVMTSFNTIDGIPISGNVKLLRQLLREEWGFDGVLISDWGAVKELIPHGVAEDEAEAALKAIKASVDIEMMTECYVHQLPALVADGQVDESIIDEAVLRILKLKQRLGLFENPLRGADIEKEREVIFCDAHRTAARELAVKSCVLLKNDQVLPLATEQRIALIGPFANNGDILGPWSWLGSTEEASRLAPAFEARAAAGKVTVAEGSGIESFTEEQWLEAKAAALEADVIVLALGEHSDMSGEAGSRSDIRLPEAQRELLQRMKTLGKPVVVVLFNGRPLDLSGVIENADAILEAWFPGSEGGAAITSLLYGDENPSGRLTMSFPVSVGQIPVYYNHFNTGRPLHAPGADKRYVSQYLDIPNEPFLPFGFGLSYTTFGYSEPILSGEIMTKDQPIKVTVTVTNTGNVQGEEVVQLYIRDISGEVVRPMKELKDFAKISLSPGESQEVSFTLTEEQLRYYHSDLSFSSDPGQFKLFVGPNSQEVKERDFRLTLA, encoded by the coding sequence ATGAAAGACCAGCAACTGACGTCCCTGTTGAACCAGATGACGCTTGAAGAGAAAATAGCACAATTGCAGCAGCTAGCTGCTAATTTCTATGAAGGAGCGGAAGAAGGAGGGCAAATCACTGGCCCTATGGCATCCATGGGGATTACGGATCACATGATTGAGAACAGTGGTTCAGTACTTGGACTTTCGGGCGCAGAGCAAGTCATTGCCGTCCAAGAAGCTCATTTACGTAAAAATAGATTGGGTATTCCACTGCTGATGATGGCGGATATCGTGCATGGCTTTAAGACGATTTTTCCGGTGCCACTGGCGATTGGTTGCTCTTGGGATATGGAACGGGCGGAGCTAAGCGCTGAGATTGCTGCTAAAGAAGCGGCAGTGTCTGGTGTACACGTTACTTTTGCACCTATGGCGGACCTTGTTCGGGACCCGCGTTGGGGAAGAGTGATGGAGTCTACCGGCGAAGATCCTTATTTGAATGGTAGGTTTGCCCGTGCATTTGTACGCGGGTTTCAGGGAAATGACTTGACGGGTGATGTAAGTCGTCTGGCGGCATGCGTTAAGCACTTTGCAGCCTATGGTCTATCCGAAGGCGGGCGGGATTATAATACGGTCGATTTATCAGAACGTCAGCTACGGGAATATTATCTGCCAGCCTATCGTGCAGCACTGGATGAGGGTGCAGAAATGGTTATGACTTCGTTCAACACGATTGACGGGATTCCAATAAGCGGAAACGTTAAGCTGCTTCGTCAGCTGCTGCGTGAGGAATGGGGCTTTGACGGCGTGTTGATCTCGGATTGGGGCGCGGTGAAGGAACTGATCCCACATGGTGTCGCCGAGGATGAGGCTGAAGCAGCACTTAAAGCTATCAAAGCTAGCGTGGATATCGAGATGATGACAGAGTGTTATGTGCACCAACTGCCAGCTCTTGTAGCAGATGGGCAAGTGGATGAAAGTATCATTGATGAAGCCGTACTTCGTATTTTGAAATTGAAGCAAAGACTGGGCTTGTTTGAGAATCCGTTACGTGGGGCAGATATAGAGAAAGAGCGCGAGGTAATTTTCTGTGATGCTCACCGGACAGCAGCGAGAGAATTAGCGGTTAAATCCTGCGTTCTACTGAAGAATGATCAGGTTCTGCCGCTTGCGACAGAGCAGCGGATTGCGCTAATCGGACCGTTTGCTAATAACGGAGATATTCTTGGACCATGGTCCTGGTTGGGTTCAACAGAAGAAGCTAGCCGTCTTGCTCCAGCTTTTGAAGCTCGTGCAGCTGCAGGTAAGGTTACCGTTGCAGAAGGCTCCGGGATTGAGAGCTTTACAGAAGAGCAATGGCTGGAGGCGAAAGCGGCAGCGCTGGAAGCCGATGTGATTGTGCTGGCGCTTGGAGAACATTCAGATATGAGTGGAGAAGCTGGAAGTCGTTCAGATATCCGCTTGCCGGAAGCGCAGCGTGAGCTTTTGCAACGTATGAAGACGCTGGGTAAGCCTGTTGTGGTGGTGTTGTTTAACGGACGCCCGCTGGATCTTAGTGGTGTGATCGAGAACGCGGATGCTATTCTGGAAGCCTGGTTCCCAGGAAGCGAGGGCGGCGCGGCGATTACCAGTCTACTGTATGGTGACGAGAATCCGTCAGGAAGATTAACGATGTCTTTCCCTGTATCTGTTGGGCAAATTCCGGTCTATTACAATCATTTCAACACTGGACGTCCTCTACATGCACCGGGTGCGGACAAGCGTTATGTCTCACAATATCTGGACATTCCTAATGAGCCGTTCCTGCCATTTGGCTTTGGTCTTAGCTATACGACATTTGGCTACAGTGAACCGATCCTTTCCGGTGAAATAATGACGAAGGATCAGCCTATTAAAGTAACTGTTACGGTGACTAATACGGGTAATGTACAAGGTGAAGAGGTAGTGCAGCTCTATATCCGAGACATTTCAGGAGAAGTTGTCAGACCAATGAAGGAACTGAAAGATTTTGCCAAGATCAGCCTCTCCCCGGGAGAAAGCCAGGAAGTGAGCTTTACGCTTACAGAAGAACAGCTTCGTTACTATCATAGCGACTTAAGCTTTAGCAGTGATCCGGGACAATTCAAATTGTTTGTGGGTCCAAATAGCCAAGAGGTTAAAGAACGCGATTTTCGCTTAACATTAGCTTAA